The Fibrobacter sp. UWB5 genome has a window encoding:
- a CDS encoding fibro-slime domain-containing protein, translated as MNNRLLMAVSLAFAQMLWAGNTKHFFVMISPDFEEWMSAVPMISMDGGMTGKAMTAVDDMCGWFSYAFTGEELTDNVVLYRDDDTEREDVIGVNGNWETAATAQPIALKMLFNMGVDSLFFVPDEDQKTNGDGYYYSKAEVDGIEGTCSYVLASIIYDTDASLHPAFSCYSASGKDCQQGALDVKAAAALQAVNACFGVTQGLVYSTLDATVPQSQRKPKLSASGKKCFIDEKYFNMLFNYTPGVNEKSCFDMPFKRAKDGKWEFDSDYYTSPGVNVQGGFYPVETTTDAVILAADPNQVPVAAARTKRTAEGPVFYASPLRKINQAEQMPEIDILCNGPGWNKGMDCEGLFADGAGTDAALSPKFGKCIFGWSCKADAPEDWAFFVSGTETPAVRSDSNEPRWTSKVNDDGTGGRNQHYCLESHAKFVYKPGLKFSFRSEGGDAWVFVDNTLAADLGGIHLSTPGYVDLDKFKGYDGSLLTVGNQYDLDIFYCDRRTPMAGLRVKTNAYVSRKTAISVKGKKNPTNPAETSYEICFTATGDGSCASALTGSDEGKTYCGSELLLEAGIIPSYTLVKGNKVSSEPVAGFEDVSTSGVYKCGINLTNPAIPKVDKSSICLPGGYYTLFVTIGGKSKKIMSFKTAMEMDVLYRNGNAISVDDETGDVVQKGKYSVETIAMGGEMIPVYVSAVSSSNDSSDLEILPQEAVGMEYTLSYDKLMKVYKKIVDSNGDETFQKIRSGEKLTIGESGVDTLYATVDKDDLSDSIQSFEVSVTGRPNSLKLNFSKNPVSDKIPGKGGAAVGKIAKSSFYVRQTGSYQFTIVMDESVTSIQRNFAVMDLQGRIVQQGVINSTETTVPVLSSGTYVVKVGQEMQRINVR; from the coding sequence ATGAACAATAGACTATTAATGGCTGTGAGCCTTGCTTTTGCTCAAATGCTGTGGGCAGGGAACACAAAGCATTTCTTTGTGATGATTTCGCCTGACTTTGAAGAATGGATGTCTGCCGTGCCGATGATCAGTATGGATGGTGGAATGACGGGTAAAGCCATGACCGCTGTAGATGATATGTGCGGTTGGTTTTCTTATGCATTTACCGGTGAAGAACTTACGGACAACGTGGTGCTTTACCGTGATGACGACACTGAACGAGAAGACGTAATAGGTGTGAATGGTAACTGGGAAACCGCTGCCACGGCTCAACCGATAGCGTTGAAAATGCTCTTTAATATGGGAGTTGATTCCCTGTTCTTTGTACCAGACGAAGATCAGAAAACCAATGGCGATGGTTACTACTACAGCAAGGCAGAAGTAGACGGTATAGAAGGTACCTGCTCTTATGTTTTGGCCTCCATTATTTACGATACTGATGCTAGTCTGCATCCGGCATTCTCTTGCTATTCCGCTAGTGGCAAAGATTGCCAGCAAGGAGCCTTGGATGTAAAAGCTGCGGCCGCACTGCAAGCCGTAAATGCTTGCTTTGGTGTGACTCAGGGCCTTGTGTATTCAACTCTTGATGCGACTGTTCCTCAGTCCCAGAGAAAGCCGAAATTGAGTGCTAGCGGCAAGAAGTGCTTTATTGATGAAAAATACTTTAATATGTTGTTTAATTATACTCCGGGCGTGAACGAAAAGAGCTGCTTTGACATGCCGTTCAAGCGTGCCAAGGATGGCAAGTGGGAATTTGACTCGGATTACTACACTAGCCCGGGAGTTAACGTACAGGGCGGTTTCTATCCGGTAGAGACTACGACAGATGCTGTGATTCTTGCGGCGGATCCGAACCAAGTCCCTGTGGCTGCAGCCCGTACCAAGCGTACGGCCGAAGGCCCGGTGTTCTATGCATCGCCCCTTCGTAAAATTAACCAAGCGGAACAGATGCCGGAGATTGATATTCTTTGCAATGGTCCGGGTTGGAACAAGGGCATGGATTGCGAAGGTCTCTTTGCCGATGGTGCCGGAACGGACGCCGCCCTTTCGCCTAAATTCGGTAAGTGTATTTTTGGTTGGAGCTGCAAGGCAGATGCTCCTGAAGATTGGGCATTCTTTGTGAGTGGAACTGAAACTCCGGCTGTAAGAAGTGACTCTAATGAACCGCGCTGGACGTCTAAGGTAAATGATGATGGCACTGGTGGCCGTAATCAGCATTACTGTTTAGAATCTCATGCTAAATTTGTTTATAAGCCCGGTCTGAAATTTAGCTTCCGTAGTGAGGGGGGTGATGCTTGGGTCTTTGTTGACAATACCTTGGCCGCGGATCTTGGTGGCATTCATTTATCGACGCCGGGGTATGTGGACCTAGATAAATTCAAGGGTTACGATGGTAGCTTGCTGACGGTTGGCAATCAGTATGACCTTGATATCTTCTACTGCGACCGCCGTACTCCTATGGCAGGCTTGCGTGTCAAGACGAATGCGTACGTTTCGCGGAAGACTGCTATTAGCGTGAAGGGTAAAAAGAATCCGACAAATCCCGCTGAAACGTCTTACGAAATCTGCTTCACGGCGACAGGCGATGGTTCTTGCGCTTCTGCTCTGACGGGTTCTGACGAAGGAAAAACCTATTGCGGCTCCGAGCTTCTTCTGGAGGCGGGCATCATTCCCTCTTACACGCTCGTGAAAGGAAACAAAGTTTCTTCTGAACCGGTTGCTGGTTTTGAAGATGTTTCTACTTCGGGCGTGTACAAGTGCGGCATCAATTTGACGAATCCTGCCATTCCGAAGGTGGACAAATCCAGCATTTGCTTGCCGGGTGGCTATTACACCTTGTTCGTGACTATTGGTGGCAAGTCCAAGAAGATCATGAGCTTCAAGACCGCCATGGAAATGGATGTACTCTACAGGAACGGTAACGCCATTTCTGTGGATGATGAAACCGGCGATGTTGTTCAGAAGGGAAAGTACTCTGTGGAGACCATCGCTATGGGTGGCGAAATGATTCCGGTCTATGTATCTGCCGTCTCCTCTAGTAACGATTCCAGTGACCTTGAAATCCTTCCGCAAGAAGCTGTCGGCATGGAATATACGCTCTCTTATGACAAGTTAATGAAAGTGTACAAAAAGATTGTTGACTCAAATGGTGACGAAACATTCCAGAAGATTCGTTCTGGTGAAAAACTGACAATCGGTGAGTCCGGTGTTGATACCCTCTACGCAACCGTTGATAAGGATGATTTGTCCGATTCTATTCAATCCTTTGAAGTCAGCGTGACGGGTAGGCCCAATAGCCTGAAACTGAACTTCTCGAAGAATCCCGTTTCCGATAAAATTCCAGGAAAGGGTGGCGCTGCAGTTGGAAAAATTGCAAAGTCTTCCTTCTACGTGAGACAGACGGGCTCGTATCAATTTACCATTGTGATGGATGAATCGGTTACGTCGATCCAGAGAAACTTTGCCGTGATGGATCTGCAGGGCCGAATTGTGCAACAAGGTGTAATCAATTCTACGGAGACCACTGTACCGGTGTTGTCGTCCGGCACCTATGTGGTCAAAGTTGGCCAGGAAATGCAGCGAATCAACGTTCGGTAG
- a CDS encoding NADH-quinone oxidoreductase subunit N encodes MSNIVNLLPVILVAAGALVSLAAEPFIKDENKHKVLPWVASFFIALAAGAYYLTTNDTFMDLYAMDPIRRVLGVSVILCAFLGISSLQWTLGHEKFKGGEAYGLLMLATAGALLMTQSIDFLALYLGMELSSFPIYALVGLRRKDVNANEGAFKYFVSGAIFSVIFLYGVALIYGATGSTHIFASVIAGRGLLYGLGVLLALFALLFKAGAAPVHFWVADVYTGASVAVTGFMAAVVKVGALAALGTLWLGSLVTRIGSAPAWNLAEQVTIHSENKSLFYVIVVVSLLSMAIGAFGGLAQKSIRRIMAYSAVMNAGFIVIGLLLPDYATQGTVQMGAMFYFLITYAIGSAGALAGIAYLAGKEDKLETLEDIQGRGRKRPYVAVATTVCLASLAGMPPVAGFLAKFTLFTDALSGGLGLIAAIAFGLSLVAAVFYLRIAFVLFMPLKAECECKCCCGKNKAFAYLLRFAVTLAAIALIFIGIFPKYALIV; translated from the coding sequence ATGAGTAATATCGTTAATCTTTTGCCCGTGATTTTGGTTGCCGCAGGCGCCCTGGTGTCGCTTGCCGCTGAACCGTTCATCAAAGACGAAAACAAGCACAAGGTGCTGCCTTGGGTGGCAAGCTTCTTTATCGCTCTCGCAGCCGGGGCATACTACCTGACGACGAACGACACGTTCATGGACTTGTATGCCATGGACCCGATTCGCCGCGTGCTCGGTGTATCTGTTATCCTGTGCGCTTTCCTTGGCATTTCGAGCCTCCAGTGGACTCTCGGCCATGAAAAGTTCAAGGGTGGTGAAGCTTACGGTCTGTTGATGCTTGCCACTGCCGGTGCGCTTCTAATGACCCAGTCCATCGACTTCTTGGCTCTCTACCTGGGCATGGAACTTTCCAGCTTCCCGATTTATGCCTTGGTGGGCCTGCGCCGCAAGGACGTGAACGCAAACGAAGGTGCTTTCAAGTACTTCGTTTCCGGTGCCATTTTCAGCGTCATCTTCCTTTACGGTGTCGCCCTCATTTACGGTGCTACCGGTTCTACGCATATCTTTGCCTCCGTTATCGCTGGCCGCGGCCTGCTTTACGGTTTGGGCGTTCTCCTTGCTTTGTTTGCCCTCCTGTTCAAGGCGGGTGCCGCTCCGGTTCACTTCTGGGTGGCTGACGTCTATACGGGTGCCTCTGTGGCTGTGACCGGCTTTATGGCCGCCGTCGTCAAGGTCGGTGCGCTTGCCGCTCTCGGTACGCTTTGGCTGGGCTCGCTGGTGACCCGCATCGGTTCTGCTCCGGCTTGGAACCTTGCCGAACAGGTGACCATCCACAGCGAAAACAAGAGCTTGTTCTACGTGATCGTGGTGGTGTCGCTGCTTTCCATGGCCATCGGTGCTTTTGGCGGTCTCGCCCAGAAGTCTATCCGCCGCATTATGGCATACTCCGCCGTGATGAACGCCGGCTTTATCGTAATCGGCCTGTTGCTTCCGGACTATGCTACCCAAGGTACGGTGCAGATGGGTGCCATGTTCTACTTCTTGATTACCTATGCCATCGGTAGTGCCGGTGCTTTGGCCGGTATTGCTTACCTTGCCGGCAAGGAAGACAAACTGGAAACTCTGGAAGACATCCAGGGCCGTGGTCGCAAGCGCCCCTATGTGGCTGTCGCAACGACCGTTTGCTTGGCAAGCCTTGCAGGTATGCCGCCTGTTGCCGGTTTCCTCGCCAAGTTCACGCTCTTTACCGATGCCCTTTCGGGTGGACTCGGCCTTATTGCTGCGATTGCCTTTGGCCTTTCGCTCGTGGCTGCTGTGTTCTACCTGCGCATTGCCTTCGTGCTCTTCATGCCGCTCAAGGCTGAGTGCGAATGCAAGTGCTGCTGCGGCAAGAACAAGGCTTTCGCCTACTTGTTGCGCTTTGCGGTGACGCTTGCGGCAATCGCGCTCATCTTCATCGGAATTTTCCCGAAGTATGCGCTGATTGTGTAA
- the ispF gene encoding 2-C-methyl-D-erythritol 2,4-cyclodiphosphate synthase, with product MDKIYRSGIGFDVHKLVEGRKCIIGGVDIPYEKGLLGHSDADVLLHAISDALLGAAGLGDIGTYFPDTDPAFKGADSLELLRKVGEEVRKAGYEIINIDSIVMCERPKVNPHKDQMKANIARVLGLDIKQIGIKGTTTEKLGFTGRGEGIASQAVAMVRSL from the coding sequence ATGGATAAGATTTATCGTTCGGGCATCGGGTTTGATGTCCACAAGTTGGTAGAAGGCCGCAAGTGCATTATTGGCGGCGTGGATATTCCTTACGAAAAGGGCTTGCTCGGTCACAGCGATGCAGACGTCTTGCTGCATGCCATTAGCGATGCCTTGCTCGGTGCCGCTGGCCTTGGCGATATCGGTACGTACTTCCCGGATACAGACCCGGCATTCAAAGGCGCTGACAGCTTGGAACTTTTGCGCAAGGTGGGCGAAGAAGTCCGTAAGGCCGGTTACGAAATCATCAATATCGACAGTATCGTGATGTGCGAACGCCCGAAGGTGAACCCGCACAAGGACCAGATGAAGGCAAACATTGCCCGCGTACTCGGTCTCGATATCAAACAGATCGGTATCAAGGGTACCACCACCGAAAAGCTCGGTTTTACGGGCCGTGGCGAAGGTATTGCCAGCCAGGCTGTTGCCATGGTTCGCAGCCTTTAA